A stretch of DNA from Streptomyces venezuelae:
CCGGGGTCGGGGCCGCCGGGCCGGAAGTGTTCCAGGTCCACCCCGTTGTGTACGACGGACCAGTCGGCGGTGATGCCCGCGGACTCCCCGGCACGGCGTTCGGCCTCGCTGACACAGAGCACCCGGTCGGCCCAACGGGCCCCGAACCGCTCCCATCTGAGGGCGAGTGCGGCGGTGGTCCCGCCGACCGCGTCGAAGGACCAGGCGTGCGGCTGGAAGACGGTGGGCAGGGTGCCGCGGACGGCGAGCCGGCCGGCCAGGCCGGCCTTGGCGCTGTGGGCGTGCAGGACATCGGGGCGGATCCGCCGGATGAGCCGGGCCGCGCCGAGGACCTCGGCGGCGAGCCCGGGGCCGGGGGCCCGGCCGGCCCGCCAGGGGAGTACCTCGGCTCCGGCGTCCCGGGCGTCCTCGGCGAGTACCCCGCCGCGCGGGCAGGCGACGACGGTGCGCAGGCCCGCGGCGGTCTGGGCGCGGACGAGGTCGGTGACGACCCGGGCGACCCCGCCTTCCACGGGCTGTACGAGATGGAAAACGGTCACGTGGTCTGACAGCACGACGAAGAGGCCTCCGTGGTCTCCGTACGTTTCAGCGGCGTGCGTCTGCCTGTACGAAAAGCACGCCGAGGAAATGTCCCTGACTTTCACCTGCGAACGAGAAACGCAGACTGCGGGCACCACTGGAAAGCGCGGGGCTCAGATCGAACACGTCCGCGTCGTATCCCAGGTTGTTCACATGTTCGGGCTGTCGCCTGGACAGGGGACGTCCAAATTCTGTGATAGTAGAATTCATCACATCATTGAAGGGGTTTTCCGCGTCACTGAGACCCACCCTCCGACCACTGTCGGCGGTCACGGTGAGTGAGTCCCCGAGGGTCCCGCGGTCTCCGTCGTAGCCGACCACCCCCGCCTTGCCCGCACCCCGGGCCGGCACGTCCAGTCCGTCGATCTCCACCACCGCGGCGGCGTTCTCACGGTCACCGGAGACCGGCGCCTCGAACCCGTCCCAGAGCGAGACCCGGCGCAGCGGCTCCTCCGGGTGCTCGTAGGCGACCACCAGCGTCCAGCCGCCCCAGGCCCCGGTCTGCGAGTGGCCCATGGCGATGTTGAGCTGGGCCACCGTCCACATCCCGGCACCGCCCTTGCGGACCAGCGGGGTCACATCGGCGGAGGCCTGGTAGGCGTCGCTGCCCGCATCGGTCCGGTGCCCGATCACGGTGTCGGCCAGTACGTCCTTGTACGAGCCGCCAGGTTCGGCGACCAGCACCCGGCCGTTGTCCTCCGGCGGCTTCTGCTCACCGACCCGCAGGTTCCCGCCCCAGTACAGGCGCGCGTACGAGACCTTGGCGCCGGTCGGGATCTTCAGCTCGGCCCGGGTGGAGTTGTAGGTGTCCGGGTCCTTGTCGACCTCGCTGTAGAACATCTCGAACTCACCGTTGACCCCCGCCGCGCCCTTCTTCACCTCGGCGCAGGGCGCGGCCCCCTCGGCCGCCTCCCTGCGGCAGCTGATCCCGGAGTTGGAGGCCCGGACCAGCCCTCCGTGCTGCACGGCCTGATAACGCTGTGTGAACTGGATCCGGGGCAATTCCTT
This window harbors:
- a CDS encoding DUF3344 domain-containing protein, with translation MGSSRRILGALGLVSSLALSLNAPVTGAAAAPAPKELPRIQFTQRYQAVQHGGLVRASNSGISCRREAAEGAAPCAEVKKGAAGVNGEFEMFYSEVDKDPDTYNSTRAELKIPTGAKVSYARLYWGGNLRVGEQKPPEDNGRVLVAEPGGSYKDVLADTVIGHRTDAGSDAYQASADVTPLVRKGGAGMWTVAQLNIAMGHSQTGAWGGWTLVVAYEHPEEPLRRVSLWDGFEAPVSGDRENAAAVVEIDGLDVPARGAGKAGVVGYDGDRGTLGDSLTVTADSGRRVGLSDAENPFNDVMNSTITEFGRPLSRRQPEHVNNLGYDADVFDLSPALSSGARSLRFSFAGESQGHFLGVLFVQADARR